The following proteins are co-located in the Eleginops maclovinus isolate JMC-PN-2008 ecotype Puerto Natales chromosome 1, JC_Emac_rtc_rv5, whole genome shotgun sequence genome:
- the agmat gene encoding agmatinase, mitochondrial: MWSLCRTFSRSVVSAGGLFSLQTRTFPTPLCRSQIHPPVRSSSGTRFNVPPSAEFVARVSGIPTMNKLPHQETAEGLDAAFIGVPIDTGTSNRPGARFGPRQIRVESAMLRSFNSGTRAAPYESLVVADIGDVNVNLYDLKDTCTRIREAYRKVLSAGCIPLTMGGDHTIAYPILQAVAERHGPVGLVHVDAHADTSDVVLGERIGHGTPFRRCVEEGLLDCSRVVQIGLRGSGYSADSYAWSRAQGFRVVQVEECWFRSLAPLMEEVRAQMAGGPVYLSFDIDALDPGFAPGTGTPEIAGLTPIQGVEIIRGCRGLNLVGCDLVEVSPPYDTSGNTALTGANLLFEMLCVLPNVKYL, from the exons ATGTGGTCTCTGTGCAGGACCTTTAGTAGATCTGTTGTCTCTGCGGGGGGGCTCTTCTCCCTGCAGACCCGGACCTTCCCGACCCCCCTCTGCAGGTCGCAGATCCACCCCCCGGTCAGGAGCAGCTCCGGGACACGCTTCAATGTTCCCCCCAGTGCAGAGTTTGTGGCCCGGGTCTCGGGGATCCCCACCATGAACAAGCTGCCCCACCAGGAGACCGCGGAGGGCCTGGATGCTGCCTTCATCGGGGTCCCCATCGATACCGGGACATCCAACAGACCCGGGGCCAG GTTCGGGCCCCGGCAGATCCGTGTGGAGTCAGCGATGCTGCGCAGCTTCAACAGCGGAACCAGAGCGGCTCCGTACGAGTCGCTGGTGGTGGCCGACATCGGAGACGTGAACGTGAACTTGTACGACCTGAAGGACACGTGCACACGCATCAGAGAGGCCTACAGGAAGGTCCTGTCTGCAGGATGCATCCCCCTCACCATGG GTGGAGATCACACCATTGCTTACCCCATCCTGCAGGCTGTGGCTGAGAG GCATGGTCCAGTGGGTCTGGTTCATGTGGACGCTCACGCTGACACCAGTGATGTGGTCCTGGGGGAGCGGATCGGACACGGGACCCCCTTCAGACGCTGTGTGGAAGAGGGGCTGCTGGACTGCAGCCGGGTGGTGCAGATCGGCCTGCGGGGGTCGGGCTACTCCGCTGACTCCTACGCCTGGAGCCGCGCTCAG ggtttCCGTGTGGTGCAGGTGGAGGAGTGCTGGTTCAGGTCTCTGGCTCctctgatggaggaggtgagggctCAGATGGCGGGGGGTCCAGTGTACCTGAGCTTTGATATCGATGCTCTGGACCCTGGCTTCGCTCCGGGCACCGGGACCCCTGAGATCGCAGGCCTCACCCCCATTCAG GGAGTGGAGATCATTCGCGGCTGTCGGGGTTTGAACCTTGTGGGCTGTGACCTGGTGGAGGTGTCCCCCCCCTACGACACCAGCG GAAACACGGCGCTGACCGGAGCTAACCTCCTGTTTGAGATGCTCTGCGTCCTCCCCAACGTCAAATATCTCTGA